One stretch of Brachyhypopomus gauderio isolate BG-103 chromosome 10, BGAUD_0.2, whole genome shotgun sequence DNA includes these proteins:
- the alox5ap gene encoding arachidonate 5-lipoxygenase-activating protein, with product MDDLVMEYIFLLVLVTLLSVMQNAFFAQKVEKEAHNGKTAAFERLVCANRNCMDMYPTFLAVMWCAGFCLSQAPAAFAGLMYLVARHKYFIGYMGQTSQSTPGFLFGKRVLSFLFLMCIIGILNYLLGTYGGSDYKEYIKTITKAASTLLLLP from the exons ATGGATGACCTAGTGATGGAGTATATATTCTTACTGGTGCTCGTAACACTACTCAGTGTTATGCAGAATG CGTTCTTCGCTCAGAAGGTTGAGAAGGAGGCGCATAATGGCAAAACTGCTGCGTTTGAGCGTTTAGTGTGTGCCAA CCGAAACTGCATGGATATGTATCCAACGTTCCTGGCAGTCATGTGGTGTGCTGGTTTCTGCCTCAGTCAAG CACCGGCAGCCTTTGCTGGACTTATGTATCTCGTGGCCAGACACAAGTACTTTATTGGATACATGGGGCAGACGTCTCAAAG CACTCCTGGCTTCCTGTTTGGAAAACGGGTCCTCTCGTTCCTCTTCCTCATGTGCATCATTGGTATTCTGAACTACCTACTGGGCACATATGGGGGCAGTGATTATAAAGAATACATTAAGACCATCACCAAGGCAGCCTCCACTCTTCTGCTGCTCCCTTAA
- the btg3 gene encoding protein BTG3 — protein sequence MKKEIAAVVFFLKRLIKKAEKLDAGKVDLFVERLTVALQEKFRGHWYTDNPSKGQAFRCIRVNRFHKEDAELLRACVESGVQYKDLGLPKELTLWVDPGQVCCRYGEKNLAFTVASFSSDDDDDKEDVTKKVTSAVDRVTSDYHSGSSSDEDSGCREPRFFAGFSHHLPYQHIHPGAPVWHPGSRRNLGQGKVHGPPRPNYPARPSGRHNLSFKPNGWVSNSYRSKHGYWPNTAPHWAGQPEQLL from the exons ATGAAAAAAGAAATCGCAGCGGTGGTGTTTTTCCTAAAGCGGTTAATTAAGAAGGCGGAGAAGTTGGATGCAGGAAAAGTGGATCTGTTTGTGGAGCGACTTACTGTGGCTCTGCAGGAGAAGTTTAGAGGACACTGGTATACGGACAACCCCAGCAAGGGTCAGGCTTTCAG GTGTATTCGAGTTAACCGGTTCCATAAGGAGGATGCGGAGCTGCTGCGGGCCTGTGTGGAGAGTGGGGTGCAGTACAAGGACCTCGGCCTCCCCAAAGAGCTCACGTTGTGGGTAGACCCAGGTCAGGTGTGCTGCAG ATATGGTGAAAAGAATCTTGCCTTCACGGTGGCCAGTTTCTCGAGTGACGACGATGATGATAAAGAAGATGTTACGAAGAAGGTGACGAGTGCTGTAGACAGAGTGACGTCGGATTATCATTCAGGATCTTCTTCTGACGAGGACAGTGGCTGCAGGGAGCCAAGATTCTTCGCTGGTTTCTCTCATCACCTTCCATACCAG CATATCCACCCCGGAGCCCCTGTGTGGCACCCAGGTTCCAGGAGGAACCTTGGCCAAGGAAAAGTCCATGGCCCTCCCCGCCCAAACTACCCTGCCCGGCCCTCAGGGAGACACAACCTCTCCTTCAAACCAAATGGCTGGGTATCCAATAGCTACAGAAGCAAGCATGGATATTGGCCCAACACTGCACCGCACTGGGCTGGGCAGCCCGAGCAGCTACTGTAG